A window from Pseudomonas frederiksbergensis encodes these proteins:
- the rplC gene encoding 50S ribosomal protein L3 yields MTIGVVGRKCGMTRIFTEEGVSIPVTVIEIEPNRVTQFKTEETDGYRAVQVTVGERRASRVTAAQAGHFAKANVAAGRTVMEFRLEEGEYQAGDLINAEIFAAGQLVDVTGQSKGKGFQGTIKRWNFRGQDNTHGNSVSHRVPGSIGQCQTPGRVFKGKKMSGHMGAERVTVQSLEVVRVDAERNLLLVKGAVPGATGGNLVVRPAAKARG; encoded by the coding sequence ATGACTATTGGTGTAGTCGGTCGTAAATGCGGTATGACCCGTATTTTCACCGAAGAAGGTGTCTCCATTCCGGTCACGGTCATTGAGATCGAACCGAATCGCGTCACCCAGTTCAAAACTGAAGAGACCGATGGCTATCGTGCAGTGCAAGTCACTGTAGGCGAGCGTCGTGCTTCGCGTGTTACAGCTGCTCAAGCTGGCCACTTCGCTAAAGCGAACGTTGCCGCTGGTCGTACCGTAATGGAATTCCGTCTTGAAGAAGGCGAGTACCAGGCCGGCGATCTGATCAACGCTGAAATCTTCGCTGCTGGTCAACTGGTTGATGTAACCGGTCAGTCCAAAGGTAAAGGCTTCCAGGGTACGATCAAGCGTTGGAATTTCCGCGGGCAAGATAATACCCACGGTAACTCCGTATCCCACCGCGTTCCAGGCTCTATCGGCCAGTGCCAGACTCCTGGTCGTGTATTCAAGGGCAAAAAAATGTCCGGTCATATGGGCGCTGAGCGCGTGACCGTGCAGTCCCTCGAAGTAGTGCGCGTGGACGCTGAACGCAATCTGTTGTTGGTCAAGGGCGCTGTTCCTGGCGCTACTGGCGGCAACTTGGTTGTACGTCCAGCAGCCAAGGCTCGCGGTTAA
- the rpsJ gene encoding 30S ribosomal protein S10 — translation MQNQQIRIRLKAFDHRLIDQSTQEIVETAKRTGAQVRGPIPLPTRKERFTVLVSPHVNKDARDQYEIRTHKRVLDIVQPTDKTVDALMKLDLAAGVEVQISLG, via the coding sequence ATGCAAAATCAGCAAATCCGTATCAGGTTGAAGGCTTTTGACCATCGCCTGATCGACCAATCCACCCAGGAAATCGTGGAAACCGCGAAACGTACTGGTGCTCAAGTGCGTGGTCCAATTCCACTGCCTACCCGTAAAGAGCGGTTCACCGTTCTGGTCTCCCCGCACGTCAACAAAGACGCGCGCGACCAGTATGAGATCCGTACTCATAAGCGCGTTCTGGACATCGTCCAGCCAACGGATAAAACCGTTGATGCTCTTATGAAGCTTGATCTTGCGGCCGGTGTGGAAGTGCAGATCAGCCTCGGCTAA
- the tuf gene encoding elongation factor Tu: protein MAKEKFDRTLPHVNVGTIGHVDHGKTTLTAALTRVCSEVFGSAVVAFDKIDSAPEEKARGITINTAHVEYNSLIRHYAHVDCPGHADYVKNMITGAAQMDGAILVCSAADGPMPQTREHILLSRQVGVPYIVVFLNKADMVDDAELLELVEMEVRDLLSTYDFPGDDTPIIIGSALMALNGQDDNEMGTTAVRKLVETLDSYIPDPVRVIDKPFLMPIEDVFSISGRGTVVTGRIERGIVKVQDPLEIVGLRDTTVTTCTGVEMFRKLLDEGRAGENCGVLLRGTKRDDVERGQVLVKPGSVKPHTTFEAEVYVLSKEEGGRHTPFFKGYRPQFYFRTTDVTGNCELPEGVEMVMPGDNIKMVVTLIKTIAMEDGLRFAIREGGRTVGAGVVAKIIA, encoded by the coding sequence GTGGCTAAAGAAAAATTTGACCGTACCCTCCCGCACGTCAACGTTGGCACCATCGGTCACGTCGACCACGGTAAAACCACGCTGACCGCTGCTCTGACTCGTGTCTGCTCCGAAGTTTTCGGTTCGGCTGTTGTTGCTTTCGATAAAATCGACAGCGCTCCAGAAGAGAAGGCTCGTGGTATCACCATCAACACCGCGCACGTTGAATACAACTCGCTGATCCGTCACTACGCTCACGTTGACTGCCCAGGTCACGCTGACTATGTGAAGAACATGATCACCGGTGCTGCTCAGATGGACGGCGCGATCCTGGTTTGCTCGGCCGCTGATGGTCCGATGCCACAAACCCGTGAGCACATCCTGCTGTCTCGTCAGGTTGGCGTTCCGTACATCGTTGTCTTCCTGAACAAGGCTGACATGGTTGACGACGCTGAGCTGCTGGAACTGGTTGAGATGGAAGTGCGCGATCTGCTGAGCACTTACGACTTCCCAGGTGACGACACTCCGATCATCATCGGTTCGGCTCTGATGGCTCTGAACGGCCAAGACGACAACGAAATGGGCACCACTGCCGTTCGTAAACTGGTTGAGACTCTGGACAGCTACATTCCAGATCCAGTCCGTGTTATCGACAAGCCGTTCCTGATGCCAATCGAAGACGTATTCTCGATCTCCGGTCGCGGTACTGTTGTAACTGGCCGTATCGAGCGCGGTATCGTCAAAGTTCAGGATCCACTGGAAATCGTTGGTCTGCGTGACACTACCGTCACCACCTGCACCGGTGTTGAAATGTTCCGTAAGCTGCTCGACGAAGGTCGTGCTGGCGAGAACTGCGGCGTGCTGCTGCGCGGCACCAAGCGTGACGACGTTGAGCGTGGCCAGGTTCTGGTCAAGCCAGGTTCGGTTAAGCCGCACACTACCTTCGAAGCCGAAGTGTACGTGTTGAGCAAAGAAGAAGGCGGTCGCCACACTCCGTTCTTCAAAGGCTACCGTCCACAGTTCTACTTCCGGACCACTGACGTGACCGGTAACTGCGAACTGCCGGAAGGCGTTGAAATGGTAATGCCAGGCGACAACATCAAAATGGTTGTCACCCTGATCAAAACCATCGCAATGGAAGATGGTCTGCGTTTCGCTATTCGTGAAGGCGGTCGTACCGTCGGCGCTGGCGTCGTAGCCAAAATCATCGCTTAA
- the fusA gene encoding elongation factor G: MARTTPINRYRNIGIVAHVDAGKTTTTERVLFYTGKSHKMGEVHDGAATTDWMVQEQERGITITSAAITAFWQGSEKQHKDQYRFNVIDTPGHVDFTIEVERSLRVLDGAVVVFCGTSGVEPQSETVWRQANKYGVPRLVYVNKMDRAGANFLRVIGQIKQRLGHTPVPIQLAIGSEDNFQGQIDLIAMEAVYWNDSDKGMVPVRKPIPAELQELADEWRGNMVEAAAEASEELMNKYLEGEELTNVEIKAALRQRTIAGEIVLAVCGSSFKNKGVPLVLDAVIDYLPAPTDIPAIKGTDPDDETKEMERHADDSEPFSALAFKIATDPFVGTLTFVRVYSGVLASGDGVINSVKGKKERVGRMVQMHANAREEIKEVRAGDIAALIGMKDVTTGETLCNADKPIILVRMDFPEPVISVAVEPKTKDDQEKMGIALGKLAQEDPSFRVKTDEETGQTIISGMGELHLDILVDRMRREFNVEANIGKPQVSYRERITKSCEIEGKFVRQSGGRGQFGHCWIRFAPADEGQEGLQFLNEVVGGVVPKEYIPAIQKGIEEQMKNGVVAGYPLIGLKATVFDGSYHDVDSNEMAFKVAASMATKQLAQKGGGELLEPIMAVEVVTPEDYMGDVMGDLNRRRGMILGMEDTVSGKVIRAEVPLGEMFGYATDVRSMSQGRASYSMEFKKYNTAPSHIVETVTKKQG, translated from the coding sequence ATGGCTCGTACTACACCGATTAACCGCTACCGTAACATTGGTATCGTTGCTCACGTGGATGCTGGTAAAACCACCACCACCGAGCGCGTCCTTTTTTACACTGGCAAAAGTCACAAAATGGGCGAGGTGCATGACGGCGCCGCGACCACAGACTGGATGGTGCAGGAGCAGGAGCGTGGTATTACCATTACTTCTGCTGCTATTACCGCTTTCTGGCAGGGTTCCGAGAAGCAGCACAAGGACCAATACCGCTTCAACGTTATTGATACCCCGGGCCACGTTGACTTCACTATTGAAGTTGAGCGTTCCCTGCGTGTACTCGATGGCGCGGTCGTTGTGTTCTGCGGTACCTCGGGTGTTGAGCCTCAGTCGGAAACCGTATGGCGTCAAGCCAACAAATACGGCGTTCCACGTCTTGTTTATGTAAACAAGATGGACCGTGCTGGTGCAAACTTCCTGCGCGTGATCGGTCAGATCAAGCAGCGTCTGGGTCACACTCCGGTGCCAATTCAGTTGGCTATCGGTTCCGAAGATAACTTCCAGGGTCAGATCGATCTGATCGCCATGGAAGCTGTTTACTGGAATGACTCTGACAAAGGCATGGTTCCAGTTCGCAAGCCAATCCCTGCTGAGTTGCAGGAACTGGCTGACGAATGGCGCGGCAACATGGTTGAGGCTGCGGCCGAAGCCAGCGAAGAGCTGATGAACAAGTATCTCGAAGGTGAAGAACTCACCAACGTGGAAATCAAGGCCGCTCTGCGTCAGCGTACTATCGCTGGTGAGATCGTTCTGGCTGTTTGTGGTTCTTCCTTCAAGAACAAGGGTGTTCCCCTGGTTCTCGACGCCGTTATCGACTACCTGCCGGCTCCTACCGACATTCCTGCCATCAAGGGTACTGACCCGGATGACGAGACCAAGGAAATGGAGCGTCACGCAGACGACAGCGAGCCGTTCTCGGCTCTGGCGTTCAAGATCGCTACCGACCCATTCGTGGGTACCTTGACCTTCGTTCGAGTTTACTCGGGCGTGTTGGCCTCCGGCGACGGCGTGATCAACTCGGTTAAAGGCAAGAAAGAGCGCGTGGGTCGTATGGTGCAAATGCACGCAAACGCCCGTGAAGAAATCAAGGAAGTACGCGCTGGTGACATCGCGGCCTTGATCGGCATGAAGGACGTCACCACTGGCGAAACTTTGTGCAACGCTGACAAGCCAATCATCCTGGTTCGCATGGACTTCCCGGAGCCGGTTATTTCGGTTGCCGTAGAGCCTAAGACCAAGGACGACCAGGAAAAAATGGGTATCGCTCTGGGCAAACTTGCTCAGGAAGACCCGTCTTTCCGCGTCAAGACTGATGAAGAGACTGGTCAAACGATCATCTCCGGCATGGGCGAGTTGCACCTGGACATCCTGGTTGACCGGATGCGCCGTGAGTTCAACGTCGAAGCCAACATCGGTAAGCCTCAAGTTTCGTACCGTGAGCGCATCACGAAGAGCTGCGAAATTGAAGGCAAGTTCGTTCGCCAGTCCGGCGGTCGTGGCCAGTTCGGTCACTGCTGGATTCGTTTTGCTCCTGCTGACGAAGGTCAGGAAGGTCTGCAATTCCTGAACGAAGTAGTGGGTGGTGTGGTTCCTAAGGAATACATCCCGGCTATCCAGAAGGGTATCGAAGAGCAGATGAAGAACGGCGTTGTAGCCGGCTATCCGCTGATCGGCCTGAAGGCTACCGTGTTTGATGGTTCCTACCACGACGTCGACTCCAACGAGATGGCGTTTAAGGTGGCTGCTTCCATGGCGACCAAGCAACTGGCCCAGAAGGGCGGTGGTGAGTTGCTTGAGCCGATCATGGCGGTAGAGGTTGTTACGCCTGAAGACTATATGGGTGACGTGATGGGCGACCTTAACCGTCGTCGCGGCATGATCCTGGGTATGGAAGACACGGTCTCCGGCAAAGTGATTCGCGCCGAAGTTCCGCTGGGTGAGATGTTCGGTTACGCAACCGACGTACGCTCCATGTCCCAAGGTCGCGCAAGCTACTCTATGGAATTCAAAAAATACAATACGGCTCCGTCGCACATCGTCGAAACCGTAACCAAAAAACAAGGCTGA
- the rpsG gene encoding 30S ribosomal protein S7, producing the protein MPRRRVAAKREVLDDPKYGSQILAKFMNHVMESGKKAVAERIVYGALEKVKERKNSDPLEIFEKALDAIAPLVEVKSRRVGGATYQVPVEVRPSRRNALAMRWLVDFARKRGEKSMALRLAGELLDAAEGKGAAVKKREDVHRMAEANKAFSHYRF; encoded by the coding sequence ATGCCAAGAAGACGCGTAGCAGCCAAGCGCGAAGTGCTTGACGATCCAAAATACGGAAGCCAAATCCTGGCCAAGTTCATGAACCACGTAATGGAAAGCGGCAAGAAAGCCGTTGCCGAGCGTATCGTTTATGGCGCGCTGGAGAAGGTTAAAGAACGCAAGAACAGCGACCCCCTGGAAATCTTCGAGAAAGCTCTCGACGCCATCGCTCCGCTGGTCGAAGTAAAGTCGCGCCGTGTAGGCGGTGCTACTTACCAGGTTCCGGTTGAAGTTCGTCCGTCCCGTCGTAACGCCCTGGCAATGCGCTGGTTGGTAGACTTCGCCCGCAAGCGCGGCGAGAAGTCTATGGCTCTGCGTTTGGCTGGCGAACTGTTGGACGCTGCCGAAGGTAAAGGTGCTGCAGTTAAGAAGCGTGAAGACGTGCACCGTATGGCTGAAGCTAACAAAGCTTTCTCGCACTACCGCTTCTAA
- the rpsL gene encoding 30S ribosomal protein S12, with product MATINQLVRQPRKRIVEKSDVPALQNCPQRRGVCTRVYTTTPKKPNSALRKVCRVRLTNGFEVSSYIGGEGHNLQEHSVVLIRGGRVKDLPGVRYHTVRGSLDTSGVKGRNQGRSKYGTKKPK from the coding sequence ATGGCAACTATCAACCAGCTGGTACGTCAGCCGCGTAAGCGTATCGTCGAGAAATCCGACGTGCCTGCGCTGCAGAACTGCCCGCAACGTCGTGGCGTATGCACCCGTGTGTATACCACCACGCCGAAAAAACCTAACTCGGCACTGCGTAAAGTATGCCGTGTGCGTCTGACCAACGGTTTCGAGGTTTCCTCGTACATCGGCGGTGAAGGCCACAACCTGCAAGAGCACAGCGTGGTACTGATCCGCGGCGGTCGTGTAAAAGACTTGCCAGGTGTTCGTTACCACACCGTACGCGGTTCTTTGGATACTTCCGGCGTTAAAGGTCGTAACCAGGGTCGCTCGAAGTACGGTACCAAGAAGCCTAAGTAG
- the rpoC gene encoding DNA-directed RNA polymerase subunit beta' produces MKDLLNLLKNQGQVEEFDAIRIGLASPEMIRSWSFGEVKKPETINYRTFKPERDGLFCAKIFGPVKDYECLCGKYKRLKHRGVICEKCGVEVALAKVRRERMAHIELASPVAHIWFLKSLPSRIGLLMDMTLRDIERVLYFESYVVIDPGMTTLEKGQLLNDEQYFEALEEFGDDFDARMGAEAVRELLHAIDLEHEIGRLREEIPQTNSETKIKKLSKRLKLMEAFQGSGNLPEWMVLTVLPVLPPDLRPLVPLDGGRFATSDLNDLYRRVINRNNRLKRLLDLSAPDIIVRNEKRMLQEAVDALLDNGRRGRAITGSNKRPLKSLADMIKGKQGRFRQNLLGKRVDYSGRSVITVGPTLRLHQCGLPKKMALELFKPFIFGKLEMRGLATTIKAAKKMVERELPEVWDVLAEVIREHPVLLNRAPTLHRLGIQAFEPVLIEGKAIQLHPLVCAAYNADFDGDQMAVHVPLTLEAQLEARALMMSTNNILSPANGEPIIVPSQDVVLGLYYMTREAINAKGEGRVFADLQEVDRVFRAGEAALHAKVKVRINETVNDRDGGSVKNTRIVDTTVGRALLFQVVPPGLSYDVVNQPMKKKAISKLINQCYRVVGLKETVIFADQLMYTGFAYSTISGVSIGVNDFVIPDEKARIIGAATDEVKEIESQYASGLVTQGEKYNKVIDLWSKANDEVSKAMMANLSKEKVIDRHGVEVDQESFNSMYMMADSGARGSAAQIRQLAGMRGLMAKPDGSIIETPITANFREGLSVLQYFISTHGARKGLADTALKTANSGYLTRRLVDVAQDLVVTEIDCGTEHGLVMTPHIEGGDVVEPLGERVLGRVIARDVFKPGTEEIIVPAGTLVDEKWVEFIELNSIDEVIVRSPISCETRYGICAKCYGRDLARGHQVNIGEAVGVIAAQSIGEPGTQLTMRTFHIGGAASRTSAADSVQVKNGGTVRLHNLKHVERVDGCLVAVSRSGELAIADDFGRERERYKLPYGAVISVKEGDKVDAGAIVAKWDPHTHPIVTEMKGTVTYVGMEEGITIKRQTDELTGMTNIEVLDAKDRPAAGKDIRPAVKMVDDNGKDLLLPGTDVIAQYFLPANALVGVADGAKIAIGDVIARIPQETSKTRDITGGLPRVADLFEARRPKEASILAEVSGTIAFGKETKGKRRLVITPNDGSDPYEELIPKWRHLNVFEGEQVNRGEVISDGPSDPHDILRLLGVSALAKYIVNEIQDVYRLQGVKINDKHIETILRQMLRKVEIAESGDSSFIKGDQMELTHVLVENERLAGDEKFVSKFTRVLLGITKASLSTESFISAASFQETTRVLTEAAVTGKRDYLRGLKENVVVGRLIPAGTGLAYHSERKRRRDADKPLRVSASEVEAALTEALNSSGN; encoded by the coding sequence TTGAAAGACCTACTGAATTTGCTGAAAAACCAGGGTCAAGTCGAAGAGTTCGACGCCATCCGTATTGGATTGGCATCGCCTGAGATGATCCGTTCGTGGTCGTTCGGTGAAGTTAAAAAGCCGGAAACCATCAACTACCGTACGTTCAAACCTGAGCGTGACGGCCTGTTCTGCGCCAAGATCTTTGGCCCGGTAAAGGATTACGAGTGCCTGTGCGGTAAGTACAAGCGCTTGAAGCACCGCGGTGTGATCTGCGAGAAGTGCGGCGTTGAAGTCGCGCTGGCCAAAGTTCGTCGTGAGCGCATGGCGCACATTGAACTGGCTTCCCCGGTTGCCCACATCTGGTTCCTGAAGTCGCTGCCGTCGCGTATCGGCTTGCTGATGGACATGACCCTGCGTGATATCGAACGCGTTCTCTACTTCGAGAGCTATGTCGTTATCGATCCAGGCATGACCACCCTTGAAAAAGGTCAGCTGCTCAATGATGAGCAGTACTTCGAAGCGCTGGAAGAGTTCGGCGACGATTTCGATGCCCGCATGGGTGCCGAAGCTGTCCGTGAGCTGCTGCACGCTATCGACCTGGAGCACGAGATTGGCCGCCTGCGTGAAGAAATTCCGCAAACCAACTCCGAAACCAAAATCAAGAAGCTGTCCAAGCGTCTGAAGTTGATGGAAGCCTTCCAGGGTTCCGGCAACCTTCCAGAATGGATGGTGCTGACCGTTCTGCCGGTTCTGCCGCCAGATCTGCGTCCACTGGTCCCGCTGGATGGCGGTCGTTTCGCGACTTCCGACCTCAACGATCTGTATCGTCGAGTGATCAACCGTAACAACCGTTTGAAGCGTCTGCTCGATCTGTCCGCTCCGGACATCATCGTGCGCAACGAAAAGCGTATGTTGCAGGAAGCCGTCGATGCACTGCTCGACAACGGTCGTCGTGGCCGCGCTATCACTGGTTCCAACAAGCGTCCTCTGAAATCCCTGGCTGACATGATCAAGGGTAAGCAGGGTCGTTTCCGTCAGAACTTGCTCGGTAAGCGTGTTGACTACTCCGGTCGTTCGGTAATTACCGTGGGTCCGACCCTGCGTCTGCACCAGTGCGGTCTGCCGAAGAAGATGGCTCTCGAGCTGTTCAAGCCGTTCATTTTCGGCAAGCTGGAAATGCGTGGTCTCGCTACCACCATCAAAGCTGCCAAGAAGATGGTCGAGCGCGAGCTGCCAGAGGTTTGGGACGTTCTCGCTGAAGTGATTCGCGAACACCCGGTTCTCCTCAACCGTGCACCGACCCTTCACCGTCTGGGTATCCAGGCGTTTGAACCGGTACTGATCGAAGGTAAGGCTATCCAGCTGCACCCTCTGGTCTGTGCTGCGTACAACGCCGACTTCGACGGCGACCAAATGGCCGTGCACGTACCGCTGACACTGGAAGCCCAGTTGGAAGCGCGTGCGTTGATGATGTCGACCAACAACATTCTGTCGCCAGCCAACGGTGAGCCAATCATCGTTCCGTCGCAGGACGTTGTATTGGGTCTGTACTACATGACTCGTGAAGCGATCAACGCCAAGGGCGAAGGTCGTGTGTTCGCGGATCTGCAAGAAGTTGACCGTGTGTTCCGTGCCGGCGAAGCCGCACTGCACGCCAAGGTCAAAGTGCGGATCAACGAAACCGTCAACGATCGTGATGGTGGCAGCGTCAAGAACACCCGTATCGTCGACACCACTGTCGGCCGTGCGCTGTTGTTCCAGGTTGTTCCACCTGGCCTGTCGTACGACGTCGTCAACCAGCCGATGAAGAAAAAGGCGATCTCCAAGCTGATCAACCAGTGCTACCGCGTGGTTGGTTTGAAAGAGACCGTGATCTTCGCTGACCAGTTGATGTACACCGGTTTTGCCTATTCGACCATTTCCGGCGTTTCCATCGGTGTTAACGACTTCGTTATCCCGGATGAAAAAGCCCGCATCATCGGTGCTGCTACCGACGAAGTGAAAGAGATCGAAAGTCAGTACGCCTCCGGCCTGGTAACCCAGGGCGAGAAGTACAACAAAGTGATCGACCTTTGGTCCAAGGCGAACGACGAAGTTTCCAAGGCGATGATGGCCAACCTCTCGAAAGAGAAAGTCATCGACCGTCATGGCGTCGAAGTCGACCAGGAATCCTTCAACTCGATGTACATGATGGCCGACTCGGGCGCACGGGGTTCTGCTGCGCAGATCCGTCAGCTCGCCGGTATGCGTGGCCTGATGGCCAAGCCGGACGGTTCCATCATTGAAACGCCGATTACTGCGAACTTCCGTGAAGGTTTGAGCGTACTTCAGTACTTCATCTCCACTCACGGTGCTCGTAAAGGTTTGGCGGATACCGCGTTGAAAACTGCGAACTCCGGTTACCTGACTCGTCGTCTGGTAGACGTGGCGCAGGATCTGGTTGTGACCGAGATCGATTGCGGCACCGAACATGGTTTGGTAATGACTCCGCACATTGAAGGCGGTGACGTTGTTGAGCCGCTGGGTGAGCGCGTATTGGGTCGTGTTATTGCCCGTGACGTGTTCAAGCCAGGTACCGAAGAAATCATCGTTCCTGCCGGCACGCTGGTAGACGAGAAGTGGGTCGAGTTCATCGAGCTGAACAGCATCGACGAAGTGATCGTGCGTTCGCCGATCAGCTGCGAAACCCGCTACGGCATTTGTGCCAAGTGCTACGGCCGTGACTTGGCTCGTGGTCACCAGGTGAACATCGGTGAAGCGGTCGGCGTTATCGCTGCCCAGTCCATCGGTGAGCCGGGTACCCAGCTGACCATGCGTACGTTCCACATCGGTGGTGCGGCAAGCCGGACCTCCGCAGCCGACAGCGTTCAGGTGAAGAATGGCGGTACCGTCCGTCTGCATAACCTGAAGCATGTTGAGCGAGTGGATGGTTGCCTGGTTGCTGTGTCCCGTTCCGGTGAGCTGGCGATCGCTGATGACTTCGGTCGTGAGCGCGAGCGTTACAAGCTGCCGTACGGTGCTGTGATTTCGGTTAAAGAAGGTGACAAGGTCGACGCTGGCGCAATCGTGGCCAAGTGGGATCCGCACACTCACCCAATCGTTACCGAAATGAAAGGTACCGTGACCTACGTGGGCATGGAAGAAGGCATCACGATCAAGCGTCAGACTGACGAATTGACCGGTATGACCAACATTGAAGTACTCGACGCCAAAGACCGTCCAGCTGCCGGTAAAGATATCCGTCCTGCTGTGAAGATGGTTGATGACAACGGCAAGGATCTCTTGCTGCCGGGTACCGACGTAATTGCTCAGTACTTCCTGCCTGCTAACGCTCTGGTCGGTGTAGCGGACGGTGCGAAAATCGCGATCGGTGATGTTATCGCTCGTATTCCGCAAGAGACTTCGAAGACCCGTGACATCACCGGTGGTCTGCCGCGTGTTGCCGACTTGTTCGAAGCCCGTCGTCCGAAAGAAGCCTCGATTCTGGCTGAAGTCAGCGGCACCATCGCGTTCGGTAAAGAGACCAAAGGCAAGCGCCGTCTGGTCATTACCCCGAACGACGGTAGCGATCCGTACGAAGAGCTGATTCCGAAGTGGCGTCACCTGAACGTCTTCGAAGGCGAACAGGTAAATCGCGGCGAAGTTATCTCCGACGGCCCGAGCGATCCACACGACATCCTGCGTCTGCTGGGTGTGAGTGCGCTGGCCAAGTACATCGTGAACGAGATCCAGGACGTTTATCGTCTGCAAGGCGTGAAGATCAACGACAAGCACATCGAGACCATCCTGCGTCAGATGTTGCGTAAAGTTGAAATCGCTGAATCCGGCGATTCCAGTTTCATCAAGGGCGACCAGATGGAATTGACTCACGTACTGGTAGAGAACGAGCGTCTGGCTGGCGACGAGAAATTCGTTTCCAAGTTCACTCGTGTGCTGTTGGGTATCACCAAGGCGTCGTTGTCCACCGAATCGTTCATCTCGGCGGCTTCCTTCCAGGAAACCACTCGCGTACTGACCGAGGCGGCGGTAACCGGCAAGCGCGATTACTTGCGCGGCCTGAAAGAAAACGTGGTCGTGGGTCGTCTGATCCCGGCTGGTACCGGTCTGGCTTATCACAGCGAGCGCAAGCGCCGCCGTGATGCTGACAAACCGTTGCGCGTAAGCGCCAGTGAAGTGGAAGCTGCACTGACCGAAGCGCTGAACTCGAGCGGTAACTGA